The following coding sequences lie in one Pan paniscus chromosome X, NHGRI_mPanPan1-v2.0_pri, whole genome shotgun sequence genomic window:
- the BEX1 gene encoding protein BEX1, with translation MESKEKRAINSLSMENANQENEEKEQVANKGEPLALPLDAGEYCVPRGNRRRFRVRQPILQYRWDMMHRLGEPQARMKEENMERIGEEVRQLMEKLREKQLSHSLRAVSTDPPHHDHHDEFCLMP, from the coding sequence ATGGAGTCCAAAGAGAAACGAGCAATAAACAGTCTCAGCATGGAAAATGCCaaccaagaaaatgaagaaaaggagcAAGTTGCTAATAAAGGGGAGCCCTTGGCCCTCCCTTTGGATGCTGGTGAATACTGTGTGCCTAGAGGAAATCGTAGGCGGTTCCGCGTTAGGCAGCCCATCCTGCAGTATAGATGGGATATGATGCATAGGCTTGGAGAACCACAGGCAAGGATGAAAGAAGAGAATATGGAAAGGATTGGGGAGGAGGTGAGACAGCTGATGGAAAAGCTGAGGGAAAAGCAGTTGAGTCATAGTCTGCGGGCAGTCAGCACTGACCCCCCTCACCATGACCATCATGATGAGTTTTGCCTTATGCCCTGA